The Pedococcus aerophilus nucleotide sequence CCTGGTCGTCAGGGCTGGAGGCCACAGCCTCCCCCGCGTTTCTCAACCGATTCTCAAGAGCGCGGGCGTGGGACGCGGGTCAGCTCCGAGACCTGACGACCCGGCCCGGCACGCCGGCGACGACGGAGAGCTCGGGGTACTCGCCGCGCGCGACGGCCGACGCCGCGACGACGCTGTGGGAGCCGATGCGGGTACCGCGCGTCACGACGACCTTGGTCCCGATCCAGACGTCGTCGCCGATGCGCACCGGGGACTTGACGATGCCCTGGTCCTTGATCGGGACGTCGAGCCGGTCGGTGACGTGGTCGAAGTCGCAGACGTAGACGTCGTCGCCGAGCAGGCAGGCGTCGCCGATGGAGATGTCGAGCCAGCAGTTGATGGTGTTGCGTATGCCGATCACGGACTTGGCGCCGATCCGCAGCGTCCCCTCGTGGGCACGGACCCGCGCATGGGCACCGAAGTGGGAGTAGGCGCCGACGACAAGGCGTCCGTACCCCTCGCGGACCTCGAAGCGCACGTCGGGGCCGATGAAGCACGGGCCCTCGAACCTCAGGGACGGGTAGCGCGCACTCGCTCGGGCCATCCGCACGTAGCTGAGCAGGTGGTGGCGCGTGAACGCCCGGTGGGACAGGGCCCAGCCCACCCACCGCACCCACAGCAGGGGCCGGGGCAGTCCCCACGGCCCGAGCGAGCCGCCCGCCCCGTGCTCGGCCGGCGTCATGTCGGCATCGGCCGCGGCGTCCACCTCAGCCGGGCTTCACGCCGGTGATCCCGACGTTGTAGAAGAACCTGGCCGGCACCGCCCGCGCCAGCACCCGGTCGACGACGGACAGTCGTCGCCACGAGCCGTAGGCGAACATCGCCCAGCCCCAGCCGAGGGCACCGGGCTTCACGGCAGCCTCGAAGGTGCGCACCGGCCACCCGAGGAAGGCCGCGGTCAGCTCCTCGGTCTGCGTCCGGACGTCCACGGCGCCGGCGCGCAGTGCCATCCGGGCGAGCTCGTCGGGGTCGAAGGTGTGCAGGTCCACGACGGCTTCCAGCGCCGCCGCCCGGGACGACTCGTCGAGCGCCTCCGCGTCCTTGGCCCACTGGGCTCGCAGGGGCGGCAGGGCCGTGATCGCCCTGGTCGCGTGCCACGTGATCCGGCCGAGGCGGCGGGCGTACCAGTCACCGATGCGGGTCGGCTCGCCGGCGACGACGAACCTGCCACCAGGCTTGAGCACCCGCAGCATCTCGGCGAACGCTGCCTCCACGTCGGGGATGTGGTGGATCACCGCGTGACCCACGACGATGTCAAAGGTGTTGTCGTCGTAGGGAATGCGCTCGGCATCCGCGACCCGCCCCTCGACGGCGAATCCGAGCTTCCCGGCGTTCGCCCGCGCCGCCTCGACCATCCCCGGAGACAGGTCGGTCACGTGGACCTCGTCGAGGATGCCCGCCTGCTTGAGGTTGAGCGAGAAGAAGCCGGTGCCGGCCCCGAGCTCGAGCGCAGTGGCGTAGGGCAGCGGATCGGGCGTGCCCGTGACCGCCTCGAAGCGGTCACGGGCGTACTCGATGCAGCGCTCGTCGAAGGAGATCGACCACTTGTCGTCGTAGGTCTGCGCCTCCCAGTCGTGGTAGAGCACCTGGGCGAGCTTGTTGTCCTCGAAGGCTCTCGAGACGTCCTCGCGGCTCGCGGGCGCGCCGCCCGCGGGACCGGAGGTGGAGCGGGAGGCCATCGGTCAGGCGCCCTCGAACTTCGCCTTGCCGGGTCCGTTCT carries:
- a CDS encoding acyltransferase; the protein is MTPAEHGAGGSLGPWGLPRPLLWVRWVGWALSHRAFTRHHLLSYVRMARASARYPSLRFEGPCFIGPDVRFEVREGYGRLVVGAYSHFGAHARVRAHEGTLRIGAKSVIGIRNTINCWLDISIGDACLLGDDVYVCDFDHVTDRLDVPIKDQGIVKSPVRIGDDVWIGTKVVVTRGTRIGSHSVVAASAVARGEYPELSVVAGVPGRVVRSRS
- a CDS encoding class I SAM-dependent methyltransferase, coding for MASRSTSGPAGGAPASREDVSRAFEDNKLAQVLYHDWEAQTYDDKWSISFDERCIEYARDRFEAVTGTPDPLPYATALELGAGTGFFSLNLKQAGILDEVHVTDLSPGMVEAARANAGKLGFAVEGRVADAERIPYDDNTFDIVVGHAVIHHIPDVEAAFAEMLRVLKPGGRFVVAGEPTRIGDWYARRLGRITWHATRAITALPPLRAQWAKDAEALDESSRAAALEAVVDLHTFDPDELARMALRAGAVDVRTQTEELTAAFLGWPVRTFEAAVKPGALGWGWAMFAYGSWRRLSVVDRVLARAVPARFFYNVGITGVKPG